ACATTGGCATCATTGAGGGTTCGACCCATCACCAGCACGATCTCGCCATCGAACCGCTTGCGAGCGACCAACTGACCCTCGTCGCATCCAGCGGCCACCCCTTCGCCAACCAAGCGAACATAACAGTGGAAGACTTGAACAGCGTGCCGTGGATGATTCGAGAACCCGGGTCTGGCACACGCGAAATCACAGAGACGGTGTTTGCACAGCTTCACCTTCGCCCTGCTGTTGTACAGGAGTATGCGAGTACACAGCTCATCAAAGAATCGGTACTCGCTGGTCTTGGAGTCGCCCTGCTGTCGAAATGGGTGGTTCACCGGGAACTGCAGTGGCGCGCCCTGGTCGAACTGCCCTTCCAAAGCCTGCCGGTCAAGCGCACGTTTTCCGTCGTTCTAAAGCAGTCCAATTTCACCGCAAGTGCCGTCTCCTGCTTCCGAAATTACCTCTTCGAACACGTCCCAACGTTGTCCGAGGTCTAAACAACGCGAAACATCGCCTGCTGACAGAGGCATCAACGAGGCCGGCATGCACAAACATGCACAAATTTTCATCCAAAATGCGCCAGCCCCCTGAAACGTTTTTGCAGGTGCGTACGTCTATATAACAAACAGTGTGTACCACGCTTCGAGAAAACGTCTCAGGAAAGGAGCAGCGACTATGGGGATTGGCTTCATCGTCATTATCGTATTCTTGGCGACTTTGCTGGGACTGTTTGCGAGACAAGCCCTGTCCGTGACAGACGAACCGTCTGACGCGAACGAATCACAAGACGAACCGCACGACCAACACCCGCATGCCATGTAACACGGCAGCTGGCAGCTTGCGAGCCATCAGTGGCTAAAGCTGCCTTCAGTGACGACAGCCGCCTTCCATCCGGACGTCACTTGCGCAGTTTCGGCACGATGACATGCTGAATCTTTGCTGCTGCATGGCTTTCACTCTGAAATACCGCTTGTTCCTCGGTCCACAGCGGCAGTCGTCTGTCCTGCAGGCCGTTGTCACCGAGCGTGCTTGCATCATTCGCTTCATCCTTGCGCGCCGCTTCGTCGATCCGCTCTTGTTCCGTTTTCTCGTCCGATGCTTCTGCCACCAGCAGGGCCATTCGTGCGTAGATTTTATCGAGCAGGCGCTCCGGGTCCACGCCGACGTATCGAAAGGCGCAAAACGCGTCCGCCTCCACATTCATCACCATCTGATACACCGTTGCGACCACGTGGACGCAAGGGCGCAGCAAGTCGCCGCACGTGCACTCACTCTCCTGAATCATCCGCCGTGCGATGGCTTCATTCGGAAAAAAGTGCACCTCATTTTCATCCAGAAACGCCACCAGCTCCGGGTCCCATTCGCCGTCCAGCATGGCCGCCAGCCAATCCGGACGTCTCGCAAACCACAGGGCAATCGACTCCACATGCCGAGCCCACCAGTCCGGGACCAGCACGCGCACCCGGAAGGCGGCGCTGAAACTGCCCGGGTGGACGGCGGCCGTGATCCACTCCCGCTTCAGCCGCAGCTGCTTGACCCCGCCCTGTTTGGCCAGGGTCTTGCCGCGTCTGAGACGGCTCTTTTCGACTTGATCGAGAAAAGGCCGCCAGCGCTGCTCCACAAAACTGACGCCGGATGATTTGCTCTGCCCAGCCATTACCCCTCATCCTCCATCATCGCATCCACATCGAGCGCGAACAGTTCACGCAGGGCGGCATCGTCCAGCTCTGTGATGAAGCCCTCGGCACTGTCCCCAATCACCGCCGCCGAAAGCTGACGCTTGGAAGCAATCAACTGGTCGATGCGCTCCTCAAGCGTCCCTGCGCAAATCAGTTTGTGGACCTGCACATTCTTGGTCTGGCCAATGCGAAACACCCGGTCGGTCGCCTGGTCTTCCACGGCCGGGTTCCACCAGCGATCATAATGAAACACATAGTTCGCACGGGTGAGATTCAGGCCCACCCCGCCGGCCTTCAGCGACAGGACGAGCACGGGGGACGGGTCGTTTCCCTGCTGAAAGTCCTCTACGATTTTGCCGCGCGCCGCAGCCGACAGCCCGCCGTGCAAAAACTGCGGCCGCCACCCATACTTCGCCGCAATGGTGTCACACAACAGCTCTCCCATGTCGCGAAACTGGGTGAACACCAGGGCTGCCGCCCCTTCGTCGATCACGTCGTCCAGCAGCTCGAGCAGCAGCCCGAGCTTCCCAGACCGCCGAACATCGGTACTGCCGCCTTCGACGAGGCACGGGTGGTCGCAGACCTGTTTCAGCCGGACAAGCGCCGCCAGGATGCGCCCCCGCCGCGAAAGGCCCGCGGGCGCGCCGTCAATATCCACGAACAGCCGGTTGACAATCGATTGGTACAGCGCCGCCTGTTCAGCACTGAGCGACGCATATTCCTGAACCTCCCACTTTTCGGGAAGTTCCATCTGAATCGCCGGATCGGACTTGCTCCGCCGCAGCAACAACGGTTGCACCAGCCGGTGCAGCCTCCGGCTCTGCACAGAGTTCGGCCGAATCTCCCCAGGGCCCGCCAATTGCTTGCGAAACCACGACAATCCGCCGAGGTACCCCGGATTGGTGAAGTGGAAAATCGACCACAGCTCCTCCAAGCGGTTCTCCACCGGCGTGCCTGTGAGCGCGATGCGGTGATGCGCATGCAGGTTTTGCACCGCCCGCGCCTGCTTGGTATCCGCGTTCTTGATGTTCTGGGCCTCATCGGCGATGACCGCGTCCCACGCGATCGCCTGCAGCGCCTCTGCGTCACGCACGGTGATGGCGTAGGTCGTCAACACCACATCGCATGTGTCGAGGGCCGCCGTGAGTCGATCACGCCCGTCCGGCAAAGGTGTGTTCCGCTCTACACCATGGTGCACGTAGAGGCGCAGAGCAGGGACGAACCGCGCGGCCTCCGCTTTCCAGTTCTGCAGCAGCGACGTTGGGCAGACCAGCAGGTGCGGCCCCTGACTCTGCCCTTGTTCCTTGAGGTACTGCAGGTACGCCAGCACCTGAATCGTCTTGCCAAGGCCCATGTCATCCGCCAGGCAAGCCCCGCAGCCAAGGTTTCTCAAGTGCAGCAGCCACGCGTACCCGGTCTGCTGATACTGCCGAAGCGTCCCCTGAAACCCTTGCGGTGTCGGTACCGGCTTGGGCGGCTCCGCGTTGAGGAAAAAGCGAATCACCCGCTGTGCATCCATCGCTTCATCATCGACATCGACTTCCAGGCGAACCGGAGATGCCTCATCCTGCTCCTGTCCCAGCAGCAGCGCCCGCGAGAACTGCGCTGCGCCGAGCGGCCGCCCGGACAACCCGAGCTCCTTCAACTGCGCCAAAATCTGGTTCATGGGAACGAGCTTCCACGAGCCCCCCAGGTGGATATACGGTGTGTGCGCTTCCACCAGCTGCTCAAACGCCTGGCTCGACAACTCCTCGTCCCCCACCGCCAAGGTCCAGTCGAAGTCCACAAGCCGCTCAGCATCAAACCACCCCGCAGACGGGCGCCGTCCCCGCTGGCGTGCCTGCAGCGACTTCTCGCGGCCGCGCCGCACACGCACGCGGATGCGCACATTGGCCACGCCCGCGGCGTCAAAGTCCGGCGTCTCCACCGAAAACCCCTGCTCGCGCAGCGCCGGCAGCCCTTCCGTGACCAGCGTCACCACATCCTCCGGCGGCACGCTGCACCCGGTCGGCCCCGGTTCACGCAGGCTCTGCAGAATCGGCGCGTAACACTGTCCCGCGCGCCGGAGCGCAGGCAGAATCCAGCGCGCTGGATCGACCAGCACATCCCGCCCGATGGTCAAGACACGTTGGCCGCTCGCCCACAGTTCACGAAGCGGCACGCGAACGGGCCATTCGTTGTGCGCGACGTAGTACACCAGCTGCCAATCTGCGGCCGGATGCTCTGCGTCCGGCGGCACGACTTCAAACGCCACGTGGTAATACGCACTGCCGCTGTCGTCGGCAAGCCACTCCCGCCGCCAGCCGCTGTCTGCAAACGCCGGCAGCAGCTGCCGGCGCAGCAGCCACCCGTCCGCCGGAAACAGCCGTGCCTCGGCGTCGTGCGCCCACAGCCCTTGCTGCCACCTCGTCAGCAGTTCCGCTTCTCCGCGGTAGAACACGCGGTATCGCGATCGGCCGAGACGAACCACGGCGTCATCCGCAGGCAGGAGATTCGCCCGCACCAGTTCGTCCACGCAGCGCCAAATCCAGCGGTCGAACTCGATGGGACCAGCGGCGGAGATGCGGACCGCGTTCGGGTCATCGGGATCGTCCCACATCCGGGCCATTTCGTGGATATAGATTCTGCGCAGCGCCCGAAGCCCGCTGTCCGTCCACGCTGGCAGCCAGGCGGCACAATACGCGCTGTGATGCGCGACCCACTGGCTGCCGCCGTCCTCCGACCCGTCCGCCAGCAAACAGCACGTCTCCATCACCTGCGCTGGCGCCAAATCCACAGGCGCCGCAAACGCAAGAATGTCCTGTCGGCGCACAATCTCGCGGGCCAGTCGAGCGGTGCGCAGAAACAGCTCAAAGCTCTTCGCAAGCCGGAATCCCTCCGGAAGCGAAGCTGTATCGATTTCCGCCGCAGCCACCTTCGCGGCAAAGTCGGCCTCGAAATACACCGCGATGCCAGAAGACTGATCGACGGGGCTGAGTCCCGTCTGCGTCTTCAGCCAGGAGACGACGATGTCCAGGTGCGAAAAACGCTCCACCCGCCCGGAGGGTTCCGCTGCGGCCCAAACCCGCACCATCCCGTTGCCGAGCCAGGACGGCGTGAACGCAAAGTGGGCGCAAATCCATATCTGTTCCTGTTCTGCTGGCCCAGCGGCGTGCGCAGCGGCGCTATCCGGCTGGGTATTTGGCACGGTATCGTCCGTGTTCATCCGCTCTCTTCCTCCAACATGCAAACCGATTCCTTCATCATATCATATTTGCCCGCCTTGTCCCGTATCTTGAAATGGGGGGTCCAGACCAATGCCATCGACCGGATCGGTATTTTTCCACAATATCATCATGGACTTCTGTGTATCGCTCGGCATGGTCGTCGGCGGCGCACTGCTCGGCGGGATCGCGGCGGTATTTACCCATGGCGCCCCCATGACCACGATGGTGCGTCTCGCAGGCCAGCTCAAAATCTGGGCGCTGGTCAGCACCCTGGGTGGCACGATGGACACACTCCGGGCAATTGAATCGGGCGTGCTGGAGCGCCAATTGATGCCAATGGGCAAGCAGTTCGCGTACCTCGTCGCGGCGTTTTTGGGCTGCCAGCTCGGGTACATTCTTGTCCGCTGGATGGCGGGCAATGACCTGCCATGAAACAGCGGTCTATGAAACTGCAGTCTATGAAACTGCGGCAATCCTTTGCCTGGATGGTAGTCGGGGTACTCATCGGCAGTTCCGGCATGAACCTGGTGCATGGGAGACAGTTCGAAAACCTGAACCTGGAAATCCAGAGCCTCCGTCTGCACCTGGAAGAAGCGGACCATGAGAACGCCCGTCTGTCCGCACAGCTCCACCAGCCCAGCACGGAGCCCCTCCTGCAAAACATCGACGTTCAGGCGAAGGCGCCCGACGGCCTGTCGCAGCTTCAAGTCGTCCAGTTCGTCCAGCAGCAGCTGCAATTTTTGGAAGGCCGCCGCATCGAAATCTTGATTGAGCAGCCAGAACTCCCCACCAACCTCCTCGAGGGTCGCACACTGACCGTCGACAACACCACCCTGACCATTCATGTCACGCAAACCGTGCTCGTTGGCGAAACGCTGCATCTACACGTCACGGCGACCCCGACGAAGAGCTAGGCCGGGCGCACCGCACAATGTACGGGCATGTTACACTAAAGGGAGAGTTCACCAAAGGAGCCAATCGACATGACGTCCCTCAACGAAGAAAACCAGCCGATGCAGCCCAGCAGCGAAAACCAGCCGATGCAGCCCAGCAGCGAATCCCCTGCGGATTTACGATACAGTGACATGACAGAAACCCAGTTGCAGCATGAGATGGACAAGCTCCGAGAGCAAGGGCAGCGCGCCTACGATCAGCAGAACTGGAGCGAATATAACGTCCTGATGACCAAATGGTATCTAGCGAAATCCTACTTGATTTTCCCGACGGTGCAAGTAGAAATCGGCAAGATGTACGACTTGACGGAGGAATACGACCGATTGACGGTCACGAAGCTTGAAGGGGTCATGGCATGGGGAATCCGCGAATCGGATGCCTCTGAAACCGCGGTCCCTATCGCCATGCTGAAGCTGACCGAGTGATGGATACGCTGGTGACTCGCCGAAGCGGCGAGGGCCCGGCACCGGCGCTGGTGCACTCGCCCGCCGCTGGTGCACTGGCCGCTGGTGCACTGGAGGCCGTTGGTGCACTGGAGGCCGTTGGTGCACTGGAGGCCATAAGGAACCTTTCCTGCCTAATCGGAGGCCCGGCACCGTCGGGCCAGCCACTTTAAGGCGGGTTTGCTACCTTATGCGAGGCGAGCTGCCCACACCCCAGCCGCCATTAGGAACCTTTCCTGCCTAATCGGAGGCCCGGCACCGTCGGGCCAGCCACCTTAAGGCGGGTTTGCTACCTTACACCGAGCGAGCTGCCCGCACCCCAGCCACCATTAGGAACCTTTCCTGCCTAATCGGAGGCCCGGCACCGTCGGGCCAGCCACTTTAAGGCGGGTTTGCTACCTTACACCGAGCGAGCCACCGACACCCCAGCCGCCATTAGGAACCTTTCCTGCCTAATCGAAGGCCCGGCGACGCCGGGCCAGCCACCTTAAGGCGGGTTTGCTACCTTACACCGAGCGAACTGCCCGCACCCCAGCCGCCATTAGGAACCTTTCCTGCCTAATCGAAGGCCCGGCGACGCCGGGCCAGCCACCTTAAGGCGGGTTTGCTACCTTACACCGAGCGAGCTGCCCGCACCCCAGCCACTATTAGGAACCTTTCCTGCCTAATCGAAGGCCCGGCACGCTCGGCCAGCCATCTTAAGACGGGTTTGCTACCTTACACCGAGCGAGCTGCCGGTACCCCCGCCACCATTAGGAACCCTTCCTGCCTAATCGAAGGCCCGGCACGCTCGGCCAGCCATCTTAAGGCGGGTTTGCTACCTTATCGGGGCGCGATTGGGGCGCCGCGGCGCGATTAGGGCGCGTT
Above is a genomic segment from Alicyclobacillus cycloheptanicus containing:
- a CDS encoding SWIM zinc finger family protein; protein product: MAGQSKSSGVSFVEQRWRPFLDQVEKSRLRRGKTLAKQGGVKQLRLKREWITAAVHPGSFSAAFRVRVLVPDWWARHVESIALWFARRPDWLAAMLDGEWDPELVAFLDENEVHFFPNEAIARRMIQESECTCGDLLRPCVHVVATVYQMVMNVEADAFCAFRYVGVDPERLLDKIYARMALLVAEASDEKTEQERIDEAARKDEANDASTLGDNGLQDRRLPLWTEEQAVFQSESHAAAKIQHVIVPKLRK
- a CDS encoding DUF1811 family protein, encoding MTSLNEENQPMQPSSENQPMQPSSESPADLRYSDMTETQLQHEMDKLREQGQRAYDQQNWSEYNVLMTKWYLAKSYLIFPTVQVEIGKMYDLTEEYDRLTVTKLEGVMAWGIRESDASETAVPIAMLKLTE
- a CDS encoding LysR family transcriptional regulator; the encoded protein is MDIHLLAFVTVAEERSFTHAAEKLHISQPAISQHVQTLEKRLDVQLLERNKRSVRLTKAGEIAYQQAKDILCSYARMTRLIEDLRGKPSGPLTIGASFTFGEYVLPHLIADFRLHYPDVTPIIEIHNTRAVADLVARGQLDIGIIEGSTHHQHDLAIEPLASDQLTLVASSGHPFANQANITVEDLNSVPWMIREPGSGTREITETVFAQLHLRPAVVQEYASTQLIKESVLAGLGVALLSKWVVHRELQWRALVELPFQSLPVKRTFSVVLKQSNFTASAVSCFRNYLFEHVPTLSEV
- a CDS encoding YtrH family sporulation protein, which translates into the protein MPSTGSVFFHNIIMDFCVSLGMVVGGALLGGIAAVFTHGAPMTTMVRLAGQLKIWALVSTLGGTMDTLRAIESGVLERQLMPMGKQFAYLVAAFLGCQLGYILVRWMAGNDLP
- a CDS encoding DEAD/DEAH box helicase — encoded protein: MNTDDTVPNTQPDSAAAHAAGPAEQEQIWICAHFAFTPSWLGNGMVRVWAAAEPSGRVERFSHLDIVVSWLKTQTGLSPVDQSSGIAVYFEADFAAKVAAAEIDTASLPEGFRLAKSFELFLRTARLAREIVRRQDILAFAAPVDLAPAQVMETCCLLADGSEDGGSQWVAHHSAYCAAWLPAWTDSGLRALRRIYIHEMARMWDDPDDPNAVRISAAGPIEFDRWIWRCVDELVRANLLPADDAVVRLGRSRYRVFYRGEAELLTRWQQGLWAHDAEARLFPADGWLLRRQLLPAFADSGWRREWLADDSGSAYYHVAFEVVPPDAEHPAADWQLVYYVAHNEWPVRVPLRELWASGQRVLTIGRDVLVDPARWILPALRRAGQCYAPILQSLREPGPTGCSVPPEDVVTLVTEGLPALREQGFSVETPDFDAAGVANVRIRVRVRRGREKSLQARQRGRRPSAGWFDAERLVDFDWTLAVGDEELSSQAFEQLVEAHTPYIHLGGSWKLVPMNQILAQLKELGLSGRPLGAAQFSRALLLGQEQDEASPVRLEVDVDDEAMDAQRVIRFFLNAEPPKPVPTPQGFQGTLRQYQQTGYAWLLHLRNLGCGACLADDMGLGKTIQVLAYLQYLKEQGQSQGPHLLVCPTSLLQNWKAEAARFVPALRLYVHHGVERNTPLPDGRDRLTAALDTCDVVLTTYAITVRDAEALQAIAWDAVIADEAQNIKNADTKQARAVQNLHAHHRIALTGTPVENRLEELWSIFHFTNPGYLGGLSWFRKQLAGPGEIRPNSVQSRRLHRLVQPLLLRRSKSDPAIQMELPEKWEVQEYASLSAEQAALYQSIVNRLFVDIDGAPAGLSRRGRILAALVRLKQVCDHPCLVEGGSTDVRRSGKLGLLLELLDDVIDEGAAALVFTQFRDMGELLCDTIAAKYGWRPQFLHGGLSAAARGKIVEDFQQGNDPSPVLVLSLKAGGVGLNLTRANYVFHYDRWWNPAVEDQATDRVFRIGQTKNVQVHKLICAGTLEERIDQLIASKRQLSAAVIGDSAEGFITELDDAALRELFALDVDAMMEDEG